The segment GCCCGGGTGGTGAAAGGAAGGCGCGTAACCAGCTTCTTTGCCATCCGCGATGACCTTGAGAACGCTGGCGCCATTTGGGTGGATGAACCGGTGGTCGTGGACGGAAATATCATCACCTCCCGCGTTCCCCAGGATCTTCCCGTGTTCGTCAAAACCCTAATCACCGCGCTACAAAAGTAAAGGTCCGATGCAATGCAGCTTGTTGTTCTTTCGTCACATCGATCTGAGGAAGCTGGCGGAAATCTAACCCCTCCCGTGTTACACTTCATAGAGAGCAGGGCTTTTGGACTGCTGAGAGGGTTGACAGGCCTGAGAGTCGGTAGGGTCCTAAAGCTCATTCTCTGGGAGCTGTTGGGAGGGAAAGGTTGCGGGGGCGAATAAGCTTGATCGGGTGGAAGGGGAAAAAAGATTTCTGTGGGCGGAGAGGGACGTGAGACGTGCTCTAAATCGAGGGCTGGGTTCCTCTTCGGAGGAACGGGGCGGCAAGTTCTCGCCAACCCGCGCTTGGAGCGGACAGCGCCTTCCGCGCTGTCGCTTAGCTGCGAGTCGTTGGGCTGTTATAGGGAGGTGTAACAGTGATTCTCAGAAATTTCTTATTTTTGGATACGGCAACAATGGAGGATTACCTTGCCACCCTTGAAGGTTATGTCACTGAGGGCTCTATAGACCAAACTGAAGTTGAAAAGAGCGACAGAACTGGTAAGGCTGGCTATAAGATTGTGGAGGGGAAAATTGCGTCAGAGAGGGCGACAGAAACTAGGCAAAAATTGGCTGTAACCGATGGGGCCAAATTTCAAAAACTCTACGAGCTGCTGAAAGATTCTGTACAGTTCCTTGACGCCTTTGACGAACAAATCTGGAATCAACTGCGTCGGGGTGAGTTGCTTGAAGTTGATGCTATTATTCGCATTCCTAAGTCCTTTATGCTAACACAAGCCATGGGAGACCTGTCTCCTCTGATGGACA is part of the Methanomassiliicoccales archaeon genome and harbors:
- a CDS encoding DJ-1/PfpI family protein, with product ARVVKGRRVTSFFAIRDDLENAGAIWVDEPVVVDGNIITSRVPQDLPVFVKTLITALQK